GCAATCTGCTGGATCACCCCGTCCTTCATCACCACAATCTTGTCCCCCATGGTCATCGCTTCCACCTGGTCGTGGGTCACGTAGATCATGGTGGTCTCTAAACGGCCGTGGAGTTTAGAGAGCTCGGCGCGCATTTGCACCCGCATCTTCGCATCGAGGTTGGAAAGCGGCTCATCGAACAGAAAAACCTTCGGCTTGCGCACGATTGCCCTGCCCACCGCCACACGCTGCCGCTGGCCGCCGGAAAGCGCCTTGGGCTTTCTGTCCAACAGGTCCCTAATCCCCAGGATCTCTGCGGCCTCGTGTACCCGCTGCTCGATTTCCTTTTTCGGGTACTTGCGCAACTTCAGACCAAAGGCCATGTTCTCGTACACCGTCATGTGCGGGTACAGGGCATAGTTCTGAAAGACCATGGCAATGTCGCGATCCTTGGGGGGCACATCGTTGACCAGACGGTCGCCGATGTAGATCTCACCCTCGGTCACCTCCTCCAATCCCGCGATCATCCGCAGCGTCGTGGACTTGCCGCAGCCAGACGGGCCCACCAGTACCACAAACTCTTTGTCTTCGGCAACAAAAGTGGCTCTGTCCACCGCCACCACTTTTTTCTCAAATACCTTGGTAACCTCCTTAAGCTCCACCCTTGCCATGATTGTTTAGCTCCGGATTAGTGTGTCGAGAAACATGGGATCAGTCACGCATTTGGGTCTTTGGCATAAGAGGACATTCAGAGGGAATGTAGGGAACAGGGCTGCCGCACCACGAGCCGTCGAAATATAGGAAACAATCCCCACATTGTCAAGCTTTTTGTTTCGCACCCGTAACAATACGCACCCACCCGCACGCGTTCCCGCCTCCGGGACGCCTTCCCTCTCCCACCGGTCCGTCGGAGCTCCCACCCGGCTTTGGCGGGCTTATTGCCCTTGCTCTGCAGCCGCCAGGACCTCCCCCACCGTGTAGTGCGAGCCCGTACAAAGCACCAGGTCTTCGGCAGTCGCCAGACGACGGGCGAGCGCTACCCCTGCTCGAGGAGAATCCGCCTCGTGCGTGTGTACTCCGTGGGCGCGAAAGGCCGCCGCCATCTCTTGCGCAGGCAGAGCGCGAGGCGTGGCCGGTGCCACGGCAATTGCCACGGAGGCAAGAGGCGCGATGGCAGCCACCATGGCCTGGTAGTCCTTGTCACGCATCACCCCCATTACCACCAGCAGACGCCGGAAGGCGAATAACTGCAGTGCCGAGGCCACGCAGCGCATCGCCTCAGGGTTGTGCGCCACGTCGACCAGCGTAGTCGGGTGCTCTGCAATCCTCTGCAGCCGGCCTGGCCAACGAGTGTTCTCCAGGCCAGTACGAATTGCCGCGGGGGTAATGCGCGCGTCGTGGTGCGACAGGAGGTGGGCAGCGCTCACGGCCAACGCGCAGTTGCTCACCTGGTGTTCTCCCACCAGGGGGCTACGCAAACCCCGGAAGGCCACTCGCTCATTCACCAGCGAGAAAGTGGTCACCTCCTGCTCCAGTTCCACGTCGGTCACCCGGAAGAGCTCCTCAAGCGTGTGGAAAGGCGCCCTTAGCGAAGTGGCCACCGTGTGCAGCACCGTCAGTGCTTCGGCATTCACGGCAGAAGTGAGGCAAGGGACGCCAGGCTTCATAATGCCCGCCTTCTCCCTGGCAATATCGCTCACCGTCGCGCCCAGGTGTTCCACATGATCCAGGTCAATGCTGGTGATCAGGCTCAGCAAGGGATGGAGCACGTTGGTGGCATCCAGCCTGCCCCCCATGCCCACCTCCACCACGGCGATTTCCACTTCCCGTTCGGCAAAGTAGAGGAAGGCCATGGCGGTGATGGCCTCAAAGAAGGTGGCACCCAACTCATCCACCAGGGGGCGGACGCGCGCAACCAGCTCCACAAACTCTTCGGGGGCAATGGGCACGCCGTCGATGGCAATGCGTTCCTCGGGGCGCACCAGGTGCGGGGAGGTATACAGGCCTGTGCGCAACCCCGCTTTTGTCAGGATGGAAGCCAGCGCCGCCGCGGTCGAGCCCTTCCCATTGGTGCCAGCCACGTGCACGCTGGCAAAGCGCCGCTGGGGTTTGCCGAGGCGGGCAAGAAGCGCCTCAATGCGCTCTAACCCCAAACGCATGCCGAAGCGATGCAATCCGAACAGGTACGCAATCAGCTCTTGGCGGCGCCTGTCCTGGTGTCCCCCCAAGGGAGCTCCATCCCTCATTGCGTCAATCGATCCTGTGTGGGCTGTTCCAATAGAAGCGGGTGAGGCCGTTGCGCGTGCC
The genomic region above belongs to Calditrichota bacterium and contains:
- the ugpC gene encoding sn-glycerol-3-phosphate ABC transporter ATP-binding protein UgpC, with product MARVELKEVTKVFEKKVVAVDRATFVAEDKEFVVLVGPSGCGKSTTLRMIAGLEEVTEGEIYIGDRLVNDVPPKDRDIAMVFQNYALYPHMTVYENMAFGLKLRKYPKKEIEQRVHEAAEILGIRDLLDRKPKALSGGQRQRVAVGRAIVRKPKVFLFDEPLSNLDAKMRVQMRAELSKLHGRLETTMIYVTHDQVEAMTMGDKIVVMKDGVIQQIADPLTLYNRPKNKFVAGFIGSPAMNFFEGRIMQQDGLWFDAGAMRLRIPSAFMPTLKSYLDREMIFGIRPEDIHLSEYAEHVREASKAACTVEVVEPMGNEIFLYLSCGRNSMVARIPARREPAVGEKMDVVFDMSKVHFFDKNTEEAVAQS
- a CDS encoding bifunctional folylpolyglutamate synthase/dihydrofolate synthase — encoded protein: MGGHQDRRRQELIAYLFGLHRFGMRLGLERIEALLARLGKPQRRFASVHVAGTNGKGSTAAALASILTKAGLRTGLYTSPHLVRPEERIAIDGVPIAPEEFVELVARVRPLVDELGATFFEAITAMAFLYFAEREVEIAVVEVGMGGRLDATNVLHPLLSLITSIDLDHVEHLGATVSDIAREKAGIMKPGVPCLTSAVNAEALTVLHTVATSLRAPFHTLEELFRVTDVELEQEVTTFSLVNERVAFRGLRSPLVGEHQVSNCALAVSAAHLLSHHDARITPAAIRTGLENTRWPGRLQRIAEHPTTLVDVAHNPEAMRCVASALQLFAFRRLLVVMGVMRDKDYQAMVAAIAPLASVAIAVAPATPRALPAQEMAAAFRAHGVHTHEADSPRAGVALARRLATAEDLVLCTGSHYTVGEVLAAAEQGQ